A single region of the Candidatus Ancaeobacter aquaticus genome encodes:
- a CDS encoding DapH/DapD/GlmU-related protein — protein MIILIGFILICSVIYLSYKLILYNYNKYKVFILGYYCLSIDEEKKLMKCIKNDIISSLLFFNSSLFEKYIRGVFFKVIIKSGTHTLIGPKVRINYTNGVKIGNMVHIRGYSYISAWSASQYGIIIGDRSKIGEYVRLDSAGGKIILGENVAIGPNCYIYAYGIIDIGNNCLIADNTKIFASNHIYKNPDQLIGAQGVDHKGVKLEDDVWIGSSCVILDGVKIGKGAIVGAGSVVTKDVEPFTLVAGSPARFIKSRG, from the coding sequence ATGATTATTTTAATCGGATTTATTTTAATTTGTAGTGTAATTTATTTAAGTTATAAACTAATTTTATATAATTATAATAAATATAAGGTTTTTATTCTTGGATATTATTGTTTGAGCATTGATGAAGAAAAGAAACTAATGAAATGTATTAAAAACGATATAATATCATCGTTGTTATTTTTTAACTCATCATTATTTGAGAAATATATTCGAGGTGTTTTCTTTAAAGTGATTATTAAGTCTGGCACCCACACATTAATTGGTCCAAAAGTGAGGATTAATTATACTAATGGTGTGAAAATTGGTAATATGGTGCATATTAGAGGATATTCTTATATTTCAGCATGGTCAGCTTCTCAATATGGTATTATTATTGGAGATCGTTCTAAAATTGGAGAATATGTTAGATTAGATTCTGCTGGTGGTAAAATTATTTTGGGAGAAAATGTAGCAATAGGTCCTAATTGTTATATATATGCTTATGGTATAATAGACATTGGGAATAATTGCCTAATCGCGGATAATACTAAGATATTTGCTTCAAATCATATTTACAAAAATCCAGACCAGTTAATTGGCGCTCAAGGTGTTGATCATAAAGGTGTCAAGCTTGAAGATGATGTTTGGATTGGATCTTCATGTGTTATTTTGGATGGGGTTAAAATTGGTAAAGGGGCTATTGTAGGTGCGGGAAGTGTTGTAACAAAAGATGTTGAACCATTTACACTTGTTGCAGGTAGTCCAGCAAGATTTATTAAAAGTCGTGGTTAA
- a CDS encoding glycosyltransferase family 4 protein, producing MNNNENTVISFVASQLLFESAGTGGDIVFCKVAANAVDYSNEVNIIAPIYFKEKFASKKIKIRHLSLGKLDSLFYSCRYPILVPLVYFYRIFTTLKSLNNIKSKIIFTSGDFICNTGAVFLHKIFGRKRTIWVAYVFHIIPNLNFRKVGNLFGNIFSLVSQKLSLILIKNKADYVLYQNENVREVLLSCGISSQRLIYVPNGIELDEINRIKNNKHDKCISACYLGRLNATKGIIDLIRAWKIVVGEFHDAKLVIIGHGYGDYYKLIKSTIEELGFERNIEITGFIDRDIVYENLASAKMFVSASYEEGWGISIMEALAFDLPVIAYDLKVYREIFKECINTVNIGDYKELAEKIVDIMQHYDIYKEQVMAKKFDLCKYDWKIITKNLFKKVVVK from the coding sequence ATGAATAATAATGAAAATACGGTGATATCTTTTGTTGCTTCTCAACTTTTATTTGAATCTGCAGGAACTGGTGGCGACATTGTTTTTTGTAAAGTAGCTGCAAATGCTGTAGACTACAGTAATGAAGTTAATATAATTGCTCCAATATATTTCAAAGAAAAGTTTGCATCAAAAAAAATTAAAATCAGACATTTATCTTTGGGAAAATTAGATTCTTTATTTTATTCGTGTCGATACCCTATATTAGTTCCATTAGTATACTTTTATAGAATATTTACAACTTTAAAGTCTCTAAATAATATTAAATCGAAAATTATTTTTACATCTGGAGATTTTATTTGTAATACTGGTGCAGTTTTTTTACATAAAATATTTGGTAGAAAGAGAACAATATGGGTTGCATATGTTTTTCATATTATTCCAAATTTGAATTTTAGAAAGGTAGGGAATTTATTTGGTAATATTTTTTCACTAGTTTCACAGAAATTGAGTCTTATATTGATAAAAAATAAGGCGGACTATGTTTTATATCAGAATGAAAATGTTAGGGAGGTTCTTTTATCTTGTGGTATTTCTTCTCAAAGACTTATATATGTTCCTAATGGTATAGAACTTGATGAAATTAATAGAATAAAAAATAACAAGCATGATAAGTGTATATCAGCCTGTTATCTAGGTAGATTAAATGCAACCAAAGGTATTATTGACTTAATAAGAGCCTGGAAAATAGTTGTAGGTGAATTTCATGATGCAAAATTAGTTATTATTGGTCATGGATATGGTGATTATTATAAACTAATAAAATCAACTATTGAAGAGTTAGGATTCGAAAGAAATATTGAAATAACAGGCTTTATTGATAGAGACATAGTTTATGAAAATCTGGCATCTGCTAAGATGTTTGTAAGCGCGAGCTATGAAGAAGGTTGGGGGATATCAATCATGGAGGCTCTTGCTTTTGATCTACCAGTTATTGCATATGATTTAAAGGTCTATAGAGAAATATTTAAAGAATGTATAAATACAGTTAATATTGGGGATTATAAAGAATTGGCTGAAAAAATAGTAGATATTATGCAGCATTATGATATATATAAAGAACAAGTTATGGCTAAAAAATTTGATTTATGTAAATATGATTGGAAAATCATAACAAAAAATCTTTTTAAAAAGGTTGTTGTAAAATAA
- a CDS encoding radical SAM protein produces MNILFINIATDDTYPTGIGAISAFLKKYGHKTQLINLVAKDSAITKIQYNIIKEEISLSKPKIVGFTVFETGLNWVNQISDFIKKIDNTIKIIAGGYYPTLAPNDVIMCPSIDIICRGEGEQSLLELVNNLENGNDIKKINNLWVKENGEIFKNEIRPLIENIDGLPFWDREMFDYQSHIDHSGKGNRNVKVMASRGCPYKCTYCSNFYFKELYPNKEKYLRIRSVDNVISELINLKDNLKFDYFGFHDDNLTLFQSWLKEFSIKYRQNIKMPFYCAARVETCSDENLDYLKEAGCFMVLVGIESGDEKFRKEKMNRNMSNELIVNACKKIKERNMNVWTFNMLGMPGETKFSLIKTIFLNWKIGPDFAMTTIYYPFKGTEMGDYCYKLGIVNDVKKRLVGSYANNTILNHPHITGFEMKIAKYLTTLSAIRSRYFFKEVKERIKKLIRNR; encoded by the coding sequence ATGAATATATTATTTATTAATATTGCAACAGATGATACCTATCCAACAGGTATTGGGGCTATATCTGCGTTTTTAAAAAAATATGGCCACAAAACTCAATTAATTAATCTTGTAGCTAAAGATTCCGCAATTACTAAAATCCAATATAATATTATTAAGGAAGAAATTAGTTTATCTAAACCAAAAATTGTAGGGTTTACAGTTTTTGAAACAGGTCTTAATTGGGTAAATCAAATAAGTGATTTTATAAAAAAAATAGACAACACAATAAAAATAATAGCCGGAGGGTATTATCCTACTCTTGCTCCTAATGATGTAATCATGTGTCCATCTATTGATATTATTTGCAGGGGGGAAGGGGAGCAGTCATTATTGGAGTTAGTAAATAATCTTGAAAATGGTAATGATATTAAAAAAATAAATAATTTGTGGGTTAAGGAAAATGGAGAAATATTTAAAAATGAAATTAGGCCATTAATAGAAAACATTGATGGTCTTCCATTTTGGGATAGGGAAATGTTTGATTATCAGTCTCATATTGATCATTCTGGGAAAGGTAATAGAAATGTAAAAGTAATGGCAAGTAGGGGATGTCCATATAAATGTACGTATTGCTCAAATTTTTATTTTAAAGAGCTTTATCCTAACAAAGAGAAATATTTAAGGATTAGAAGTGTTGATAATGTAATTTCAGAATTAATAAATCTGAAAGATAATTTAAAATTCGATTATTTTGGTTTTCATGATGATAATTTAACTTTATTCCAGTCTTGGTTAAAAGAATTTAGTATTAAATATCGACAGAATATTAAAATGCCATTTTATTGTGCTGCAAGAGTTGAAACCTGCTCTGACGAAAATTTAGATTATTTGAAAGAAGCGGGTTGTTTTATGGTATTAGTCGGAATTGAATCAGGAGATGAAAAATTTAGAAAAGAAAAAATGAATCGAAATATGTCCAATGAATTAATAGTCAATGCATGTAAAAAAATTAAAGAGCGAAATATGAATGTATGGACATTTAATATGCTTGGTATGCCGGGTGAGACAAAATTTAGTCTTATTAAAACAATATTTCTTAATTGGAAAATTGGTCCTGATTTTGCGATGACAACAATATATTATCCATTTAAGGGTACAGAAATGGGAGACTATTGTTATAAGCTAGGAATTGTAAATGATGTAAAGAAGCGTTTGGTTGGTTCATATGCCAATAATACGATATTGAATCACCCTCATATAACCGGTTTTGAAATGAAAATTGCTAAATATCTAACGACATTATCAGCAATAAGAAGTCGATATTTTTTTAAAGAAGTTAAAGAACGTATTAAGAAACTTATACGGAATCGATAA
- a CDS encoding radical SAM protein translates to MGYVHFPKNFSVELTNLCNLRCSSCPRDIMTRDQLCIDFHLLEKIAGEIDNFGTNNVMLHQFGEPLLYPRIFDAIRLLKSKNNIRNVIFSTNCVLLNEKMGENIVKSGLDKIILAFDGTNKVEYEEIRVGAKYEAVLQNIENFISLARKSGVKKPEIVLSVIKTKKNENNINNFITHWNEKLSGIGYATYVEFTSFGGKVKESEYQTMQNNVLRKKLHRMPCAALWGSFTINSSGKVVACCYDINGEIELGDINKNSIYDVWHSENYVKIRKSHIKDNLTDYPMCIKCQNSVNISQYSKTVIKIVKEFVGIKI, encoded by the coding sequence ATGGGATATGTTCATTTTCCTAAAAATTTTAGTGTAGAATTGACAAATCTTTGCAATTTAAGATGTTCATCATGTCCAAGAGATATAATGACTAGAGATCAATTGTGTATTGACTTTCATTTGCTTGAAAAAATTGCAGGTGAAATTGATAATTTTGGCACAAATAATGTGATGTTACATCAATTTGGTGAACCGTTGTTATATCCAAGAATTTTTGACGCAATTCGTCTTTTAAAAAGTAAAAATAATATTAGAAATGTGATATTTAGCACTAATTGTGTTTTACTTAATGAAAAAATGGGTGAGAATATTGTAAAGTCTGGTTTGGATAAGATTATTCTAGCATTTGATGGAACTAATAAGGTTGAATATGAAGAGATACGCGTTGGAGCAAAATATGAAGCTGTGTTGCAAAATATAGAAAATTTTATTTCATTAGCAAGAAAAAGTGGTGTAAAAAAGCCAGAGATTGTTCTTAGCGTTATAAAGACCAAAAAGAATGAAAATAATATAAATAATTTTATAACACATTGGAATGAAAAATTGTCCGGTATTGGCTATGCTACTTATGTTGAGTTTACATCATTTGGTGGAAAAGTTAAGGAATCTGAATATCAGACAATGCAGAATAATGTTTTGCGAAAAAAATTACATAGAATGCCTTGTGCCGCGTTGTGGGGTAGTTTTACAATTAATAGTTCGGGAAAGGTAGTTGCATGCTGTTATGATATAAATGGTGAAATTGAGTTAGGTGATATTAATAAAAATTCAATTTATGATGTTTGGCATTCAGAAAATTATGTAAAAATTCGTAAGAGTCATATAAAAGACAATCTGACTGATTACCCTATGTGTATTAAGTGTCAGAATTCTGTTAATATATCGCAATATTCAAAAACAGTAATAAAAATAGTAAAAGAATTTGTTGGTATTAAGATATAA
- a CDS encoding class I SAM-dependent methyltransferase → MVNVKEFNNQRYRDEYGFCNQHSILLQKYLKKEYNVLDIGCGSGLLAASIKNNVNNVVGVDLSFSMLKHTLEKNIPCCLANIDGIHLSFKDKCFDLVFAGEIIEHLYDTSFFLREIKRVLKESGILILTTPNLASLGRRLMLLVGKNPLIESSLDIDSENIPAGHIRYFVKSALEKLLIKSGFEIIKISSDEVILDMNGRIKSVLLAKLFPEIGRCLIVVCRT, encoded by the coding sequence ATGGTTAATGTTAAGGAATTTAATAATCAAAGGTATCGTGATGAGTATGGTTTTTGTAATCAGCACAGCATTTTATTGCAGAAATATTTAAAAAAAGAATATAATGTTTTAGATATTGGATGTGGTTCTGGATTATTAGCTGCTTCAATTAAGAATAATGTTAATAACGTTGTTGGTGTGGATCTTAGTTTTAGTATGCTTAAGCATACATTAGAAAAAAATATACCATGTTGTCTTGCAAATATTGATGGAATACATTTATCATTTAAGGATAAATGTTTTGACTTAGTTTTTGCAGGAGAGATCATAGAGCATCTTTACGATACTAGTTTTTTTCTCAGAGAAATAAAACGTGTTTTAAAAGAATCTGGAATATTAATACTTACAACCCCTAATTTGGCATCATTAGGACGAAGATTGATGCTTTTGGTGGGTAAAAATCCATTGATTGAAAGTTCTTTGGATATTGATTCTGAAAATATTCCGGCTGGACACATTAGGTATTTTGTTAAGAGTGCTTTAGAGAAGTTACTAATAAAGTCTGGTTTTGAAATTATAAAAATCTCATCTGATGAAGTAATCCTTGATATGAATGGAAGAATTAAGTCAGTATTGTTAGCTAAATTATTTCCTGAAATAGGTAGATGTTTGATTGTTGTGTGTAGGACTTAG